The DNA sequence acttttgacattttctgtgAGCATTTCTATTGGCTTAAAACGAAAaatgatattgaaaatttttgtcCGTTATGCATTGAGTGTAGGCAAgctaaatcaaaacaaaataattttagccAATAGACATCTTTGCTTACTCCAACACAGCCTTATGTAGATTTGCCAATGAACTTTGTGCTAGATTTGCTTACATCTCGAAAGGGGAATGATAGTATTTGGTGGTAGATAGGTTCTCAAATATGACACACTTCATAACTTGCAAAACGACCAATGATGCTAAACATATAGCTAATCTTTTCTTTAGGAAGGTTGTCCATGCCGGATACCATGAACTCTAGTGGGTGATAGGGATGTCAAGGTTCTTAGCTACTTTTGATAGACCCTTTGGGAAATCGAGGTACCCAATTCTAATTCTCAACCGCCGCCCCAGCCAAAATAGATGGACAAACCGAGGTAGTTAATTGTACCCTAATAGCCCTTCTTAGAGCTTTAGTGGCCAAGAATAGGAAGTCATGGGAGTTGTGCATTCTCATTACCGAATTTGGTTATAGTCGCACTATCCACTATACCGcaaactttttcttcttttgagGTTGTTTATGGTTTTAGTCTCTCCACGTCGGATTTGCCTCATTTGTGTCATGTAGATAGTGTCTAAAATGCCAAATTTATCTAAGATCTCCATATCAATGTGTAAGAGAACATCTAGAAGAAGAATAAGCACCATGCCTAATCTCTAACAAAACCAAGAGTGAGGTGATCTTCCAACCGAGTAATTGGTTTGGGTAAACTTTCGAAAGATCCAATTTTCCAACCAAACCTAGTCTAAGCTCGATCCTACAGGCTGTATAGGACATGGTCTCTTCCAAGTGCTtgagaaagtgaaaaaattatgCATATGTATCAGAATAACAACACTTTCAGTGTCTCTGTTTCAAGccattttgacttttgaggtGATGTTCCAGATTTGAGGACAAAATCTTCACAAGCATAGAGGAATGATGCGAACCTTAGTAACTCGCATCATGGAACATATCTATTGAAGGGACTAACAAGATATAGCTACGGATTTTCATTCACTATGAGCATTGAGTTGGACAATAATCCAATCAAGATCATTCAGAGCTACAAAAAAGATGTGGAAAGAGatgtaaattttgttatacTTTAAGCTGGGACCGGTAactgtgaagaagaaaaaaagcaacaaaaacaaCAGCACCCAAAGTGATCACAATCCTTGCCCACAAGAAGGATGTGAACAAGCTGAGCACGAAACTGTTCCACGACCAGAACCAGAGGAATCCGAATGTGAATCCCACGACTGCTCCCACGACCACTTGGCTAACTGTATGAAGACGTTGGGAGACCCGAAGCCATGCCTGTAACGATATGGTATGAAAAATTCAACAACCAAATGATTCTACTATTTCATGATAATTTACTAAATCACAGTAATGTACTCTCAATGGCGATTATGATGCAAGGAGAATACCGAATTCGGAGAATCCAATTTAAGCGTTATATACTTACAAAGTAAGAACCAATTACAGCAAAAACTCCGCTTAGAGCGACTGTAAAAGCATTGACTCCGAACATCTCCACCACTGCAGAGAAGGATACACAGTAAATTTGTGAGAAGATGATCATATCGTGCAGAGGAATGCGTGCTTGAAACTCATACAATTGGCTTCCTAGTTTCACAAAATTTCCACTTGCAGCATAAAACTTACATGTAACAGCGAGAAATATGATGGTATAAGCTATAGCCTGTGCATGAGAAGAAGGCATCCCGGGGTCTGATCTTGACGTAGAAAAGGGCCTTTCTTGGTTTAGTGAATGCTTGAGTACAACTGAGA is a window from the Salvia hispanica cultivar TCC Black 2014 chromosome 1, UniMelb_Shisp_WGS_1.0, whole genome shotgun sequence genome containing:
- the LOC125214051 gene encoding lipid phosphate phosphatase epsilon 2, chloroplastic-like isoform X1, producing MSAIFTPISATSFSVSELRNSREPAKSFSERLSFSGESSCRKSVSWDIRRRNLCKMMGLKWGRASTTDDGVQAFEQEAFVDVSLTFEDGGIEATMNNLSKWLISAIFIVFVLWRHDALALWASLGSALNALLSVVLKHSLNQERPFSTSRSDPGMPSSHAQAIAYTIIFLAVTLVEMFGVNAFTVALSGVFAVIGSYFAWLRVSQRLHTVSQVVVGAVVGFTFGFLWFWSWNSFVLSLFTSFLWARIVITLGAVVFVAFFLLHSYRSQLKV
- the LOC125214051 gene encoding lipid phosphate phosphatase epsilon 2, chloroplastic-like isoform X2, whose amino-acid sequence is MMGLKWGRASTTDDGVQAFEQEAFVDVSLTFEDGGIEATMNNLSKWLISAIFIVFVLWRHDALALWASLGSALNALLSVVLKHSLNQERPFSTSRSDPGMPSSHAQAIAYTIIFLAVTLVEMFGVNAFTVALSGVFAVIGSYFAWLRVSQRLHTVSQVVVGAVVGFTFGFLWFWSWNSFVLSLFTSFLWARIVITLGAVVFVAFFLLHSYRSQLKV